In Rana temporaria chromosome 3, aRanTem1.1, whole genome shotgun sequence, a single window of DNA contains:
- the LOC120933019 gene encoding neuropeptide Y receptor type 1-like — MKMEDYLRLLYLNVTGRLGPNWEGDDPCAESVGNVTFLVVAYSALIAVGLIGNSCLVFVIARQREMRNVTNIFIANLSCSDILMALVCLPVTVIYTLMNRWILGEALCKVTPFVQCISVTVSVLSLVLIALERHQLIIHPTGWKPLPWHAYLAVAVTWAISCFISLPFLSFSILTKQPFQNLSLPFDPFIDHFVCTDSWPSENHRLAYTTCLLLFQYCLPLLLILLCYLRIFLRLRRRRDVVERAGGGDSVGRRGGHRRVNIMLLSIVVAFGLCWLPLTVFNALFDWDHESISSCYHNLIFSLCHLAAMASTCVNPVMYGFLNSNFQKEVKTLLLRCRCAGGRDKYESFPLSTVSTEVSKASLQSVTNGNNV, encoded by the coding sequence ATGAAAATGGAGGATTATCTACGACTTCTGTACCTTAATGTGACTGGACGTCTGGGCCCTAACTGGGAAGGGGACGACCCATGTGCAGAATCTGTTGGCAATGTAACCTTTTTAGTTGTGGCTTACAGTGCTCTCATAGCTGTGGGACTTATTGGAAATTCTTGCCTGGTCTTTGTCATTGCACGTCAACGGGAGATGAGGAATGTCACAAACATTTTTATTGCTAATCTTTCCTGCTCTGATATACTTATGGCTTTGGTGTGTCTACCCGTCACTGTAATTTACACTCTTATGAACCGCTGGATTCTAGGCGAGGCACTCTGCAAAGTTACACCATTTGTGCAGTGTATTTCTGTCACAGTCTCTGTGCTGTCACTAGTCCTCATTGCTTTGGAAAGGCATCAGCTCATTATTCACCCAACTGGTTGGAAGCCCTTGCCATGGCATGCTTATCTTGCTGTTGCTGTAACTTGGGCCATTTCATGCTTCATTTCTTTGCCATTCCTTTCTTTTAGCATTCTAACCAAGCAACCATTCCAGAACCTATCATTGCCATTTGACCCTTTCATTGACCACTTTGTTTGCACTGACAGTTGGCCTTCTGAGAATCACCGTCTGGCTTACACCACCTGTCTTCTGCTCTTCCAGTACTGCCTACCCCTACTACTTATTCTCCTTTGCTACCTCCGTATCTTTCTGCGACTGCGAAGGAGGAGGGATGTGGTAGAgcgagcagggggtggggattcaGTTGGACGCAGGGGAGGCCACCGCAGAGTAAATATCATGCTTCTTTCTATTGTAGTAGCCTTTGGCCTTTGTTGGCTTCCCCTCACTGTATTCAATGCCCTTTTTGATTGGGACCATGAGAGCATTTCATCCTGCTACCACAACCTTATATTTTCTCTTTGCCACCTGGCAGCCATGGCATCCACTTGTGTCAACCCTGTCATGTATGGTTTCCTCAACAGTAACTTCCAAAAGGAAGTGAAGACCTTGCTTCTCCGTTGCCGCTGTGCAGGGGGTCGGGATAAGTATGAAAGTTTCCCACTCTCCACTGTCAGTACTGAGGTGTCAAAGGCTTCTCTACAAAGTGTAACTAATGGAAACAATGTTTAA